Proteins from a genomic interval of Archangium lipolyticum:
- a CDS encoding MEDS domain-containing protein: protein MEIHKELQRMGPGDHLCLVYENAREQWDAVVPYMAEGLARNEACLYVIDDRSLNEVRRAFRTHGVDVEAHERSGQLTFATKREAYLRFGKFDPPAMISFLDQTVQAAVAAGRTGFRVTGEMTWALGQECGCEGLIEYEARLSHFFPGSRASAICQYNRERFGADIIRDVLRTHPVAIVGNQVCPNLYYETPAMVLGQGSTEQRVDWMIQQLQRFRGAERKLERAVQARDEFLSVASHELNTPLTSLKLQVQSLTRALARGDLSALMPENVARTIERTDRQLRRLSRLVSDLLDVSRVHANKLTLDLGQVELRGLVEDVVDRMSGEFANAGVRLEVSRGHEVTGLWDRGRLEQILLNLLSNALKYGAGKPVRIEVTADGQWAHLSVKDEGLGLREEDRSRVFERFERAISANEASGLGLGLYIAREIAQAHGGDISVESRLGEGSTFTVSLPLGA, encoded by the coding sequence ATGGAGATCCACAAAGAGCTTCAACGAATGGGCCCTGGCGACCACCTGTGCCTGGTGTACGAGAACGCCAGGGAGCAGTGGGACGCGGTGGTGCCCTACATGGCCGAGGGCCTGGCGCGCAACGAGGCGTGCCTGTACGTCATCGACGACCGGAGCCTGAACGAAGTCCGGCGGGCCTTTCGCACCCACGGGGTGGATGTCGAGGCGCACGAGCGCTCGGGCCAGCTGACGTTCGCCACCAAGCGCGAGGCCTACCTGCGCTTCGGAAAGTTCGACCCGCCGGCGATGATCTCCTTCCTCGACCAGACCGTGCAGGCAGCGGTCGCCGCGGGCCGGACCGGCTTCCGGGTGACGGGCGAGATGACGTGGGCCCTGGGCCAGGAGTGCGGGTGTGAGGGGCTCATCGAGTACGAGGCCCGTCTGAGCCACTTCTTCCCGGGGAGCCGCGCCTCGGCCATCTGCCAGTACAACCGCGAGCGCTTTGGCGCGGACATCATCCGCGACGTGCTGCGCACCCACCCGGTCGCCATCGTCGGCAACCAGGTGTGTCCCAACCTCTATTACGAGACGCCCGCGATGGTGCTGGGCCAGGGCTCCACCGAGCAGCGCGTGGACTGGATGATTCAGCAGCTCCAGCGCTTCCGGGGCGCGGAGCGCAAGCTGGAGCGGGCCGTCCAGGCGCGTGACGAGTTCCTGTCCGTGGCCAGCCACGAGCTCAACACGCCGCTGACGTCGCTCAAGCTGCAGGTGCAGTCCCTCACGCGCGCCCTGGCGCGGGGAGACCTGTCGGCCCTCATGCCGGAGAACGTGGCGCGCACCATCGAGCGCACGGACCGGCAACTGCGCCGCCTGTCGCGGCTCGTGTCCGACCTGCTCGATGTCTCGCGCGTCCATGCGAACAAGCTGACGCTCGACCTGGGCCAGGTGGAGCTGCGCGGGCTCGTCGAGGACGTGGTGGACCGCATGTCGGGAGAGTTCGCGAACGCGGGCGTGCGGCTCGAGGTCTCCCGCGGCCACGAGGTGACGGGTCTGTGGGACAGGGGCCGCCTCGAGCAGATCCTGCTCAACCTCCTGTCCAACGCGCTCAAGTACGGTGCGGGCAAGCCGGTGCGCATCGAGGTGACGGCGGACGGGCAATGGGCGCACCTGTCCGTGAAGGACGAGGGACTCGGGCTGCGCGAGGAGGACCGCTCCCGCGTCTTCGAACGCTTCGAGCGGGCCATCAGCGCCAACGAGGCCAGTGGCCTGGGACTGGGGCTCTACATCGCCCGGGAGATCGCCCAGGCGCACGGCGGGGACATCTCGGTGGAGAGCCGGCTGGGGGAGGGCTCCACCTTCACCGTATCCCTGCCGCTGGGCGCGTAG
- a CDS encoding ABC transporter ATP-binding protein translates to MPPAQPVVELHDVSKSYAEGDAVREVLSNVRLTLHAGEFVVLLGRSGSGKSTLLNLISGIDLPSRGTVRIDGRELVTLSEHQRTLLRRDRIGFIFQAFNLLPTLTVEENILLPLELTGREGPASRGRVRELLDTVGLGNRASSFPDRLSGGEQQRVAVARALAHAPPLLLADEPTGNLDEQTGRKVLDLLEGLTRRERACALIVTHDPGLVSRADRVLQLEAGQLVEREARA, encoded by the coding sequence ATGCCCCCCGCCCAGCCCGTTGTCGAGCTCCACGACGTCTCGAAGTCCTACGCCGAGGGCGATGCCGTCCGCGAGGTGCTCTCCAACGTGCGCCTCACCCTGCACGCGGGTGAGTTCGTCGTGCTGCTCGGCCGCAGCGGCTCGGGGAAGTCCACGCTGCTCAACCTCATCAGCGGCATCGACCTGCCTTCTCGCGGCACGGTGCGCATCGACGGCCGCGAGCTCGTCACCCTGAGCGAGCACCAGCGCACCCTGCTGCGCCGCGACCGCATCGGCTTCATCTTCCAGGCCTTCAACCTGCTGCCCACCCTCACCGTGGAGGAGAACATCCTCCTGCCCCTGGAGCTCACCGGGCGCGAGGGCCCGGCGTCACGCGGACGCGTGCGCGAGCTGCTCGACACGGTGGGCCTGGGCAACCGCGCCAGCAGCTTCCCCGACCGGCTCTCCGGTGGTGAGCAGCAGCGCGTGGCCGTGGCCCGCGCGCTCGCCCACGCCCCGCCCCTCCTGCTGGCCGACGAGCCCACCGGCAACCTCGACGAACAGACGGGGCGCAAGGTGTTGGACCTCCTGGAGGGCCTCACGCGCCGGGAGCGGGCCTGCGCGCTCATCGTCACCCATGACCCGGGCCTCGTCTCGCGCGCGGACCGCGTGTTGCAGCTCGAGGCGGGCCAGCTCGTCGAGCGGGAGGCCCGCGCGTGA
- a CDS encoding ABC transporter permease, with product MRQRLLARASLRHLGSHPWLTALSLLGIALGVAVVVSIDLANASAMRAFERSTDTVAGRATHQLVGGPAGLPESVYRDVRLLPGAPVSAPVVEGHVRATSGDRRTLTILGVDPFAEAPFRSFVPRGGGPVDLGAFLTWPGTALLTRRTAQALGVSTGDTLDVVMEGVTRRLRVTATLEPEDEGSARAMESLVLTDISTAQEVLGQVGRLSRIDLLLPAGDAGEAQLARLRPLLPEGAEVVRPRARGNAVEQMTRAFRTNLTALSLLALVVGTFLIYNTMTFSVVQRREQLGRLRAVGITRRELFALVLVEATALGLVGTVAGLLMGIIMGRGLVELVTRTLNDLYLVVSVRGLSLESFTLAKGVLLGLGATLAAALLPAWEAARSAPAVTLRRSTLEDVARRRAPRLALLGLLVLALGVGLLALPTPELLPAYGGLFSVLLGAALLVPWLTTLLAGAAAGPLGRPFGLLGRMAARGVTSSLSRTAVALAALMVAVATTVGVGLMVASFRGTVAEWLEASLQADIFVSPPALVTRRGGATFAPGLAEHLRETPGVARSTTIRTVQVRVDGMPTDLRSVDFGTVTVRPYRFKQGDPERVWKELEAPDTLLASEPFAFHRRLGVGDSVELSTDKGPRRFRIVGVYFDYGSDAGTLLMPRATYLHHFDDPRVSGVALYAAPGQDVDALVARVRERAGSVQALDIRSNRALRETSLEVFDRTFTITHVLRLLAVGVAFVGVLSALMALQLERARELAVLRATGLTPRQLWGLVSLQTGLLGLLAGLFSLPLGVALAYVLVHVINQRSFGWTLQLLVVPGVLVQALVLALLAAALAGLYPSWKMSRANPANALREE from the coding sequence GTGAGACAGCGCCTCCTGGCCCGCGCCAGCCTGCGCCACCTGGGCAGCCACCCGTGGCTCACCGCCCTGTCCCTGCTGGGCATCGCGCTCGGCGTGGCGGTGGTGGTGTCCATCGACCTCGCCAACGCGAGCGCCATGCGCGCCTTCGAGCGCTCCACCGACACCGTGGCCGGCCGTGCCACGCATCAGCTCGTCGGCGGGCCCGCGGGGCTGCCGGAGTCGGTGTACCGGGACGTGCGCCTCCTGCCCGGCGCGCCCGTGTCCGCTCCCGTGGTGGAGGGCCACGTGCGCGCGACGAGCGGCGACAGGCGCACCCTCACCATCCTGGGCGTGGACCCGTTCGCCGAGGCTCCCTTCCGCTCCTTCGTGCCCAGGGGTGGCGGCCCCGTGGACCTGGGCGCCTTCCTCACCTGGCCCGGCACCGCCCTCCTCACACGGCGTACCGCCCAGGCCCTGGGCGTCAGCACCGGAGACACCCTGGACGTGGTCATGGAGGGCGTGACGCGGCGGCTGCGCGTGACGGCCACCCTGGAGCCCGAGGACGAGGGCAGTGCCCGCGCCATGGAGAGCCTCGTGCTCACCGACATCTCCACCGCGCAGGAGGTGCTCGGACAGGTGGGGCGGCTCTCGCGCATCGACCTCCTGCTGCCAGCCGGTGACGCCGGAGAGGCTCAACTGGCGCGCCTGCGCCCGCTGCTGCCCGAGGGCGCCGAGGTGGTGCGGCCCCGCGCGCGCGGCAACGCGGTGGAGCAGATGACGCGGGCGTTCCGCACCAACCTCACCGCGCTGTCGCTGCTGGCGCTCGTGGTGGGCACGTTCCTCATCTACAACACGATGACCTTCTCGGTGGTGCAGCGGCGCGAGCAGCTCGGACGGCTGCGCGCGGTGGGCATCACCCGGCGCGAGCTGTTCGCCCTCGTGCTCGTCGAGGCCACGGCCCTGGGCCTGGTGGGCACGGTGGCCGGGCTGCTCATGGGCATCATCATGGGCCGGGGGCTGGTGGAGCTCGTCACCCGGACGCTCAACGACCTGTACCTCGTGGTGAGCGTGCGGGGCCTCTCGCTGGAGTCGTTCACGCTGGCCAAGGGCGTGCTGCTCGGCCTGGGCGCGACGCTGGCCGCCGCGCTGCTGCCCGCGTGGGAGGCGGCGCGCTCGGCCCCCGCGGTGACGCTGCGCCGCTCCACGCTGGAGGACGTGGCCCGGCGGAGGGCTCCGCGGTTGGCCCTGCTGGGGCTGCTCGTGCTCGCGTTGGGCGTGGGGCTGCTGGCCCTGCCCACTCCCGAGCTGCTTCCGGCCTACGGTGGCCTCTTCTCCGTGCTGCTGGGCGCGGCGCTGCTGGTGCCCTGGTTGACGACGCTGCTCGCGGGCGCGGCGGCGGGTCCGCTGGGGCGTCCCTTCGGGCTGCTGGGGCGCATGGCCGCGCGCGGTGTGACGTCGAGCCTCAGCCGCACCGCCGTGGCCCTCGCCGCGCTCATGGTGGCCGTGGCCACTACGGTGGGCGTGGGGCTCATGGTGGCCAGCTTCCGCGGCACGGTGGCCGAGTGGCTGGAGGCCTCGCTGCAAGCGGACATCTTCGTCTCCCCGCCCGCGCTCGTCACCCGGCGCGGCGGAGCCACCTTCGCCCCGGGCCTCGCCGAGCACCTGCGCGAGACTCCCGGCGTGGCCCGCAGCACCACCATCCGCACGGTGCAGGTGCGCGTGGATGGCATGCCCACGGACCTGCGCTCCGTGGACTTCGGCACCGTCACCGTGCGGCCCTACCGCTTCAAGCAGGGAGACCCGGAGCGCGTGTGGAAGGAGCTGGAGGCGCCGGACACCCTGCTCGCCTCCGAGCCCTTCGCCTTCCACCGCCGCCTGGGCGTGGGCGACTCCGTGGAGCTGTCCACGGACAAGGGCCCGCGCCGCTTCCGTATCGTCGGCGTGTACTTCGACTATGGCTCGGACGCGGGCACGCTGCTGATGCCGCGCGCCACGTACCTGCACCACTTCGATGACCCGAGGGTGAGCGGCGTGGCCCTCTACGCCGCGCCCGGACAGGACGTGGACGCGCTGGTGGCCCGCGTGCGCGAGCGCGCCGGGAGCGTGCAGGCGCTCGACATCCGCTCCAACCGCGCGCTGCGGGAGACGTCCCTGGAGGTGTTCGACCGCACCTTCACCATCACCCACGTGCTGCGGCTGCTCGCGGTGGGCGTGGCCTTCGTCGGCGTGCTCAGCGCGCTCATGGCGCTGCAACTCGAGCGCGCGCGCGAGCTGGCCGTGCTGCGCGCCACCGGCCTCACGCCCCGCCAGCTCTGGGGCCTCGTGTCCCTCCAGACGGGACTGCTGGGCCTGCTCGCGGGACTCTTCTCGCTGCCGCTCGGCGTGGCGCTCGCGTACGTGCTCGTCCACGTCATCAACCAGCGCTCCTTCGGGTGGACGCTGCAACTGCTGGTGGTGCCCGGCGTGCTCGTACAGGCGCTGGTGCTGGCCCTGCTGGCCGCGGCGCTCGCGGGCCTCTACCCGTCCTGGAAGATGTCGCGCGCCAACCCCGCGAACGCGCTGAGGGAGGAGTGA
- a CDS encoding lipocalin-like domain-containing protein, which yields MRGRGLVIGVAVVLVGLGAGAVWVTRDAAPAPSGAPTLKVAEALGGGAGGEAGYTRALEPREFHFPEDHGPHPGFRTEWWYWTGNLSTADGHDFGYQLTLFRSALAPEDAPRESAWGTRHVYMGHLALSDISGGRFHATERFTRDALGLAGARTEPFRVWLEDWSAEALAGGALPMKLTAQGDGVSLSLVLEEGKPPVLQGDRGLARKGAAPGNASYYYSLTRMPSRGQVMVDGRVHEVTGQSWMDREWSTRPLGENQVGWDWFALQLSDGGELMYYQLRQKDGSVDPFSAGMLVPARGEPVRLSRDDVRLEVLDTWKSPRGGTVYPARWRLSIPSQRLELNITPALADQELPVSVRYWEGSVRLSGTHEGQPLEGRGYVELTGYGDTPPRER from the coding sequence ATGCGCGGACGCGGACTCGTCATCGGCGTGGCGGTGGTGCTCGTGGGGCTCGGGGCGGGAGCGGTCTGGGTGACGCGGGATGCGGCACCGGCCCCGAGCGGCGCGCCGACGCTGAAGGTGGCGGAGGCACTCGGAGGTGGAGCGGGCGGCGAGGCCGGTTACACGCGCGCCCTCGAGCCCCGGGAGTTCCACTTCCCCGAGGACCATGGTCCACACCCCGGCTTCCGCACCGAGTGGTGGTACTGGACGGGCAACCTCTCCACGGCGGACGGGCACGACTTCGGCTACCAGCTCACCCTCTTCCGCAGCGCGCTGGCCCCCGAGGACGCGCCGCGCGAGTCCGCGTGGGGCACGCGGCACGTCTACATGGGACACCTGGCGCTCTCGGACATCAGCGGCGGGCGCTTCCACGCCACCGAGCGCTTCACCCGCGACGCGCTGGGACTCGCGGGCGCGCGGACCGAGCCCTTCCGCGTGTGGTTGGAGGACTGGAGCGCGGAGGCCCTCGCGGGCGGCGCCCTGCCGATGAAGCTCACCGCCCAGGGAGACGGGGTGTCGCTGTCGCTCGTGCTGGAGGAAGGCAAGCCCCCGGTGCTCCAGGGTGACCGGGGCCTCGCCCGGAAGGGAGCCGCACCGGGCAACGCCTCCTATTACTACTCGCTCACCCGGATGCCCTCGCGCGGGCAGGTGATGGTGGACGGCCGTGTCCACGAGGTGACGGGCCAGAGCTGGATGGACCGCGAGTGGAGCACCCGCCCGCTCGGCGAGAACCAGGTGGGCTGGGACTGGTTCGCGCTCCAGCTCTCGGACGGCGGCGAGCTCATGTACTACCAGCTCCGTCAGAAGGACGGCTCGGTGGACCCGTTCAGCGCGGGCATGCTCGTCCCCGCCCGGGGCGAGCCCGTGCGGCTCTCTCGCGACGACGTGCGGCTGGAGGTGTTGGACACCTGGAAGAGCCCTCGCGGCGGCACGGTGTACCCGGCGCGTTGGCGTCTCTCCATTCCCTCACAACGTCTGGAATTGAACATCACCCCCGCCCTGGCCGACCAGGAGCTGCCGGTGAGTGTTCGCTACTGGGAGGGCTCCGTCCGCCTCTCGGGCACGCACGAGGGCCAGCCCCTCGAGGGCCGCGGCTACGTCGAATTGACGGGTTATGGAGACACGCCGCCGCGAGAGCGTTGA
- a CDS encoding DUF7793 family protein has translation MTAPREWSIGTHYIRFEQPDTLFIKITGDIGLEEVKQLVEICRELAEKKPFYLITDLAEIGTIPSEARGYASKNIRQEWYLGVAYIGANFVAKAAAKGLALMMYFTGKPSFDLEFVHDENEARAAISRQRLKRATKVA, from the coding sequence ATGACGGCTCCCCGCGAATGGTCCATCGGCACCCACTACATCCGCTTCGAGCAACCCGACACCCTGTTCATCAAGATCACGGGTGACATCGGTCTCGAGGAGGTCAAACAGCTCGTCGAGATCTGCCGCGAGCTGGCCGAGAAGAAGCCGTTCTATCTCATCACCGACCTTGCGGAGATTGGCACCATCCCCTCCGAGGCCCGGGGCTACGCCTCCAAGAACATCCGCCAGGAGTGGTACCTGGGGGTCGCGTACATCGGCGCCAACTTCGTGGCCAAGGCCGCCGCCAAGGGGCTCGCGCTGATGATGTATTTCACGGGCAAACCCTCGTTCGACCTGGAGTTCGTCCACGACGAGAACGAGGCGCGTGCCGCCATCTCCCGCCAGCGCCTCAAGCGCGCCACCAAGGTGGCCTGA
- a CDS encoding MBL fold metallo-hydrolase, producing MKGFIFEELNGGASCRTYLIVSPRTREALIVDPVLELLPGYMQRLAKDQLRLKLVVDTHTHADHLSGCRELARMTGAVIAGAPEGSVHRVLSDGEVLEVGEVRLTVWESPGHTSDGLVLVMEDRVLSGDTLLIGATGRTDLPTGDAEAEYRSLQRLLSLPEDTLVYPAHDYGGRTFSTIGHERLTNPRLRLDHDAFIQLMTSPRNEKPARLAEALAYNTRPLDAHDAPAEQSFML from the coding sequence ATGAAGGGCTTCATCTTCGAGGAGTTGAACGGCGGGGCGAGCTGCCGCACCTACCTCATCGTCAGCCCGCGGACACGCGAGGCGCTCATCGTGGACCCGGTGCTGGAGCTGTTGCCGGGCTACATGCAGCGGTTGGCGAAGGACCAGCTCCGGCTGAAGCTGGTGGTGGACACCCATACGCACGCGGACCACCTGTCCGGGTGCCGCGAGCTGGCGCGGATGACGGGCGCCGTCATCGCCGGGGCTCCCGAGGGCTCGGTGCACCGGGTGCTGAGCGACGGGGAGGTGCTGGAGGTGGGGGAGGTGCGCCTCACCGTCTGGGAGTCCCCGGGGCACACGTCGGACGGCCTGGTGCTGGTGATGGAGGACCGGGTGCTCAGCGGCGACACGCTGCTCATCGGCGCCACGGGCCGCACGGACCTGCCCACCGGTGACGCCGAGGCCGAGTACCGCAGCCTCCAGCGGCTGCTGTCACTGCCGGAGGACACGCTCGTGTACCCCGCCCACGACTACGGCGGGCGCACGTTCAGCACCATCGGCCACGAGCGCCTCACCAACCCGCGTCTGCGCCTGGACCACGACGCGTTCATCCAGTTGATGACGTCCCCGCGCAACGAGAAGCCCGCGCGGCTGGCCGAGGCGCTCGCCTACAACACGCGCCCGCTCGACGCGCACGACGCGCCGGCCGAGCAGTCATTCATGCTGTAG